The Streptomyces pratensis genomic interval GTCGACCTGCGCCGGCTGGCGGCCGCCGGACTGGTCGAAGCGGTCCGCCCGACCACGGCCGGATCCACTTCGGCCTCCGGGGAGAGCCGCATCACGCTGCCCGAGGTCACGACCGACCCGGACGTCGCTCTGTTGCGCAGGCTCAGAGACGCATTGGAGGCCCTGTGATACGCGCGCTCAGGCAGCGTGCCGGGAGGAGACAGCTGATGGTGCCCGAGGCCGAGACACAGGACGTCCTCGAGGAGCTCCAACGGTTACGCGCCCGGGTGCCGCTCCTGACCGGCGCACTGGCCGCCAGCACCGACGGCCTGATCGTCGCCCAGGACACCCCAGGCATCGAGGCCGAAGGCGTCGCCGCGCTGACCGCCGCCGCACTCGGCGTCTCGATCCGCATGACCGATGCCACCGGTCGCGGCGGCTTCCGCGAGCTCCTGATCCGCGGCGGCAGCGGCTACGTCGCCACCTACGCGGCCGGCTCGTCCGCCGTCCTCACGCTGCTGGCCGAGGACCGCATCAACGTCGGCCGTCTCCACCTCGAAGGCCGCCGCGCCGGCGCGCGCATCGGTGAGCTGGTCGATGCCGCACAGGACCGCGCCGACCGCCCCGCGCCGCCTCCGCGTCCGCAGCAGTCCCGGGCCCTGCCCCGCCGCACCCCCACCCCGGATTCCACATGACAGCCGTACCAGCCGGACACGCGCCCGCCGCCGGCGGGCAACGCACCAGCCAGTAACGGACCGGCCACCGGGCCGGCCAGGGAAAGGAAACGAGCACTATGGCCAACACCGAAGCCTCACTGAAGGATGCGATGGCGTCGATCGAGGGGACCCTCGGTGTCGCACTCGTCGACTACACCAGCGGCATGGCCCTGGGCACCCTCGGCGGTGGCAAGGACTTCAACCTGGAGGTCGCGGCAGCCGGCAACACGGACGTCGTACGGGCGAAGCTCCGGACCATGGAGCACCTGGGCATCAAGGACGAGATCGAGGACATCCTGATCACCCTCGGCACCCAGTACCACCTGATCCGGCTGCTCAAGACCCGTGGCAGCAACGGCCTGTTCCTCTACCTCGTACTGGACGGCGGCCGGGCCAACCTCGCGATGGCCCGCCACCAGCTGCGGAAGATCGAGGCGGAACTGGAGGTCTGACCCGGTTCCTCACCGGCGGCGACGCCGCGCCCCTCCGGGTGCGGCGTCCCCCGCCACGGGCCCGGTCGTCCGGTAGGCCTTCACCTGCTTCCCCGTGGGGCGGCCACGCTCGACCCAGTCGGTCCGCACCCAGTACAGGACGTCGTCCCGCCGCTCCCGCTGCCCGAGCCGTACGGCCTTCAGCCAGAGCCCGGCACCGGCCCCGGCCAGCAAGAGCCCGCCGGCCCCCGGCAGCACGTACGCGCTCGCGACCGCCACGAGGAACGCACCTGCCAGCCACCAGCGGTGGCCGCGCCGCCAGTTCCGCACGGTCACGTCCCGGTCCTGGAGGAAGTCGCCGCGCCCGGCCCGCACGGCACCCTTCGCGAGCTCCGCGTAACGCCCCGTCCGTACGAATGCCACGGCGGCCAGGGCCACCAGGAACAGGGCGGCCCCCGCCAGAAGTCCGATCCGCCGCCCGGTGAGGCCCGGTACGAACGCCCCGACGGCCGCCGCCAGCAGCCCCGGCCACCACAACGGTGCCGCCCCGGCCCGCACGATCACGGCCACTCTCGCCAACGACTGCGCTCCGCGCCCCACGTCCGTACCCCTCTCCCACGGTTCCCTGTGGACCTTCTGGGCGCGGAGATTAATAGGCACAGATGAGCGACGTCTGAGAATCGGCGGAAGACGGCCGCCCGAAGTGCCGGCCGCCCGCCAGGAGCTCGGCCCTCGACGAACCGGCCCGGCCGGTCCCGAACTGCGACCACTCGACGAACAGGCGCCCCACCGATCCGAGGCACCGGCTGTCCGACGGACAGGCGCCCCACCGATCCGAAGCACCGGCTGTCCGACGGACAGGCGCCCCACTGATCCGAAGCACCGGCTGTCCGACGGACAGGCGCCCCACCGATCCGAAGCACCGGCTACTCGACGAACAGGCCCCGCGCGGCGGCCCGCGCGTCGAATTCCTCCAGCCGTGCCTGCGCCTCGGGCAGCGCGTCGCACATGGCCTCCAGCAGTGCCCGCCCCAGCAGCATCGGCGCGCACGCCGTGTCGAAGGCCAGCCCGGTCCCGACGGCGGCCGGAAGCAGCAGATCGCTGTGGGCCGCCACCGGCGCGAACGCCGAGTCGGCCACGGTCACGACGGTCAGCCCCTGCTCCCGCGCGTACGCAAGCGCGTCCACGGCCTCTCGCGGGTGCCGCGGGAGCGCGAAGCACATCAGGGCGCTCGCGCCCGCCCGCCTGGCGGCATCGATGCGGTCGTGCAGCATGCTGCCGCCTTCGTCGAGCACCCGTACGTCCGGGTGCACCTTGGCGGCGAAGTAGCCGAACCCACGGGCCTGCGAGGAGGCGGCCCGCAGCCCGAGCACGGGCAGGGGCCTGGACCCCGCGAGCAGCCGCCCGGCCCGCTCCACCGGGGCCGGATCGGCGAGCAGCTCGGACAGCTGCCGCAGATTCTCGATCTCCGCCCGCACCGCCTGCTGGTACTCGTTGAAGCTCTCCTCCACGCCGCGGCCGTCGGCCGCCCCGTCCGGCGTGGACTCCCGCAGGTGCTTGCGCAGCGCCGGGTACCCGTCGAACCCCAGCGCCACCGCGAAGCGGGTGACGGACGGCTGGCTGACTCCGGCGAGCTCGGCCAGCTCCACACTCGACAGGAAGGGAGCGTCGGCGGCCCGCCGCACCATGGAGTGCGCGATCCGCCGCTGGGTGGGCGTGAGCCGCTGCCCCTCGAAGAGCCGCTGCAACCGCGCGGCCGGGCTGCTCCCGCTCATGCTGTCCCCTCCAGAGTTCCGCCGCACCGGTCCGGCGCCGAGGAATCCATTCAGCCAGCAAGCCGTCTGCATGTCCATATACAGCCCAGGGCGCGGACACGGCCCGGACGCCTTACGAGGCCCCGCCGGCCGCTCGCATTGCGGGACCGCTCTCCCCTGCCGACCCTGGGATCATGATCCCAGCCAATACGAGAGGTCCGGGCGGCGTCATCCTCCGCTACGGCGACACCGATGCCGCGCACGTGCTGAGCGTCTACGCCGATCTGCGCTGCCCCTACTGCAAGCGCATGGAACTCGGTCTCGGAGCCGTGATGGAGAAGGCCGCGGACGAGGGCAGATTCGCGGTGGACCACCACTTCGGCACGTTCATCGACGACGCCGCGGGCGGCAGCGGCTCCCTGGAGGCCCTGGCCGCGCTGGGAGCCGCTGCCGACGAGGGACAGAAGCCGTTCATGCACTACCTGCGGGCGCTGTACGCCGATCAGCCCAGCGAGGACGTGGACGCCTTCGCCGACCGGGACACCCTGCTGCGGCTGACCGGCGAGATCGAGGCACTGCACGGCGACGCCTTCCGGCAGAAGGTCATGGAGCGCACGTATCTGCCCTGGGCGGCACAGGTGTCCGCGGCCTTCGGGACGAGCGGTGTCCGGTCCACCCCGACGGTCCTGATCGACCGCACCCCGGTCCCCGTCATCAACGCCCTGGGATACGCGATCACCCCCGAGGCCTTCCTCGCCGAGGTGACACCCCCGTGAACACCCGGCCCGCCTGCCGCAACGCCGTCCGACCACAGTCGTCCTCGCCACCCAGCCAGTAGTTCCGGATCCGGACGGTGCGGGGCCGCGACGTGTCGATCCGGTCCGCCGTGCTGTGCACGGCGGACCCGGTGGCGATCGGGCGCATGGGCGACGCGCGACCCGCACATCCCTGTTACGTCCCTCCGGGGGCGCCGGCCGGCGGGTGGTCAGAACACGACGCGTGCCGCCATCAGGGCGTCCCGCACCAGGGGATCGCCCTCCAGTTCCGGGCGGCGGCGGGACGGCCGCCCCGACAGGTGGCGGGCGAAGTCGACCGCGTCGGCGTGGAGAGTGGCGGCCGGCGTGCCGATGCCCAGCAGCCGGCGTCCCCCGGCGCGGCCGTGGAGGTCGATCTCCACCGCGGGGCCCGTCCAGGAAAGGGCGAGATCCAGCACCACCTGGTCCACGATCTCCCGGTCGTGCCCGTCGAGGACCAGCTCGGCGCCGGTGGCGTCGCTGAGGTCCACCCGGTGCATCCAGGTGTCGCGGGCGACGATGACGTTTCCCAGGTAGTCCATCGAGTCTTCGGGCAGGGCCTTCGCCTCCGGATAGAGCCAGCTCGGCCGGATCCTGCGGCGTACGGCGGCCGGCGTGCGGCGCACGGCGATGAGGCCCTGGGGCGCGAAGTGGGCGAGGGCACCGATCAGTTCGCGTCCCGGTACGGCCTTCCGGTCCTCGATCTGGATCTCGTTGTGACCGTCCAGCCGGCCGAGGTGCGGATGGGTACGCGCGGCCTGCCGGATCCGGCGCACGGCCACCCAGGGACGCGGCAGCTCCTCGTACTGGCCGACGGTGTGGGCCAGCATGTCCCGGACGGTCCAGCCGGTACAGACGGTCGGGCGGCGCCAGTCCTCGTCGGACAGCTCACGGAAGGTCGAGAGCGTCGCCCGCAGCTCGGCCTCGTTGACCAGGCGGGCCCTCGTGCCGTACGCGCGGGGGATGGCACGGGCGGACGATGTCGTGGTGGCCATGGGCGCGCCTCCCGTCTCCCGGCATCCACGCTACGCCGACGGACGGAGGCATGCCCTCCGCTGCGGGCCGCCCGAACAGGGGGGCTAACCCCACTGACCGGGGCGGCCGGACTTCGTACCGTAAGGCGTATGGAAGCCCGTGACCCTGAGCTCAGGCGAGAGCTCGACGCCACCCTGAAGGCCCGCAGCGAGCTGGGCCCGGAGTACGAGTCCGCGCTCATCGACTCGTTCCTGGAGAAGGTCGAGCAGAGGCTCGACGGGACTCACGACAGACGGATGAGGCGACAGCTCGCCGAGCAGCAGATGGCGGCCGCCCGGGGTGTGCGGCCCGTCGGGCCGGCCGGCACCTTCGGGGAGCGGTTCGGCTTCGGGGTCGTCTCGCTGGTCCTGGCCGTCCCCCTGTCCGCGATCGGCGTCGCGAACGCCGGGATCGACGGGCTCGTCGTGGCCTGGCTGGGGATCTTCGGCGTGAACGCCGTACACGCCGCCCGCATGTGGCCGTGGGCCCGGGGGAAGGGGCGGACCTCGTCCGACTGGGACGGCTGAGACCACGGAGACCACTGTGTCCGCTGAGACCACTGTGTCCGCTGAGGCCACGGAGACCGCTGTGCCCGCTGAGACCGTTGTGGGAACAGGGAAGGCCCACTGTCCGCGCGCACGAGTAATCGCGGGGACCGCCGCACCCCCGGTTGCCCAGGGGGCGGGACGACGGCGGTCCCCGCGAGGGACGCGGGCCCGGGTCAGGGCCGGGTGCCGCGTCCTGGCGACGGTGGAGGTCCGGGAGCCGCTCCGTAGTCCGTGTCGCCGTATGTGGGGCCGGCGGGTTTCCCTGCCGACACCCATCACTCTGCCGGAGCCGTGTTAAGCCGGTGCTGCGTCGACGTGTCGCGCTCGTACCATTTGCGCGAAGCCCGGAAACCGGCGCTACTGCTTGGGCGTTGCGCCCTTCGCGAGGAAGGCCAGCAGATCCTGCCTGCTCACGACGCCTGTGGGCTTGCCCTCGACGAGGACGATCGCCGCGTCGGCACCGTCGGTCCCACCGAGCACGGCCATCAGGTCCTCGACCGGCTCCCCCGAACCGACCTGCGGCAGCGGGGCCGACATGTGCTTCTCCAGCGGGTCGGACAGCGTGGCACGCTGGGTGAACAGCGCGTCCAGGAGCTGACGCTCCACGACGGAGCCGATGACCTCGGCGGCCATGACGTCCGGGTGTCCCGCGCCCGGCTTCACGATCGGCATCTGGGAGACGCCGTACTCCCGCAGTACGTCGATGGCCTCGCCGACCGTCTCCTCGGGATGCATGTGGACGAGCGAGGGGAGCGGCCCCTCCTTGAAGTCGAGCACCGCGCCGACCCGGGCGGACGGGCCGGCGTCCTCGAGGAAGCCGTAGTCCGCCATCCACTCGTCGTTGAAGATCTTGCTCATGTATCCGCGGCCGCTGTCCGGCAGCAGGACGACCACCACGTCGTCGGGGCCGAGGCGCTCGGCGACCTCGAGGGCCGCGACGACGGCCATGCCGCAGGAACCTCCGACGAGCAGGCCCTCCTCCTTGGCGAGGCGGCGGGTCATCTGGAAGGAGTCCTTGTCCGAGACCGCGACGATCTCGTCCGTGACCGTGCGGTCGTAGGCGCTCGGCCAGAAGTCCTCGCCGACCCCTTCCACGAGGTACGGGCGTCCCGAACCGCCGGAGTAGACGGAGCCCTCCGGGTCCGCTCCGATGACCTGCACGCGGTTCTCGCTGATCTCCTTGAGATAGCGGCCCGTGCCACTGATCGTGCCGCCCGTGCCGACGCCCGCGACGAAGTGGGTGATCCGCCCCTCCGTCTGCTCCCAGAGCTCGGGGCCCGTGGTCTCGTAGTGCGAGCGCGGGTTGTTGGGGTTGGAGTACTGGTCGGGCTTCCAGGCCCCCGGCGTCTCCCGGACCAGCCGGTCGGAGACGTTGTAGTACGAGTCCGGGTGCTCGGGGTCAACGGCCGTCGGGCAGACGACGACCTCCGCGCCGTACGCGCGCAGCACGTTGATCTTGTCCGTGGACACCTTGTCCGGGCAGACGAAGATGCACTTGTAGCCCTTCTGCTGGGCGACGATCGCGAGGCCCACACCGGTGTTGCCGCTGGTGGGCTCGACGATCGTGCCGCCGGGCTTCAGCTCGCCGCTCTGCTCGGCGGCCTCGATCATGCGCAGCGCGATGCGGTCCTTCACCGACCCGCCGGGGTTGAAGTACTCGACCTTGGCCAGGACCGTCGCCTGAATGCCTGCCGACACATTGCGCAGCCTGACCAGCGGGGTGTTGCCGACAAGACTGATCATCGAATCGTGGAATTGCACCGTGTACTCCGGGATCTCCGTGATGGTCAGGCAAGAGTATGCGTACGGGCAGGAGATTGGACGAAGCGATTGAGCTACGCCCTCCACGGGGCAGGTAGTGCTGTGTACGGCTGTACGGCACGGAGGAGGTGGACCGGACTGTGTCGAGAGCGAGGGTGGCGCGGCGGATCGCAGCAGGCGCGGCCTACGGGGGCGGCAGCGTAGGGCTGATCGGAGCGGCGACGTTCGGCCTGGTACTGGCCGAGGTGCAGCTGGCGAAACGGCAGGTGGGCGGCGGCAACGCACCGGTCCCGCCGAGTGCGGACGGACGGTACGGCGTAGCGTTCGCCGGCCCGTCCGATCCGCTTCGCTTCATCCTGCTCGGCGACTCGACGGCGGCCGGCCAGGGCGTGCGCAGGGCCGGACAGACCCCGGGGGCGCTGCTGGCATCCGGACTGGCGGCGGTGGCCGAACGGCCCGTCGATCTCCGGAACGTGGCCCTGCCGGGTGCGCGGTCGGACGATCTGGAGCGGCAGGTGTCCCTGGTGCTGGCGGATCCGGCGGGGGTGCCGGACGTCTGCGTGATCATGATCGGCGCCAACGACGTGACCCACCGCATGCCGGCGACCCAGTCGGTGCGCTGCCTCAGCACGGCGGTCCGGAGACTGCGCACGGCAGGCGCGGAGGTGGTGGTGGGCACCTGTCCGGACCTGGGCACGATCGAGCCGGTCTACCAGCCGTTGCGGTGGCTGGCCCGGCGGGTGAGCCGGCAGCTGGCGGCGGCCCAGACGATCGGCGCGGTGGAGCAAGGCGGGCGGACGGTCTCGCTGGGCGACCTGCTCGGTCCGGAGTTCGAGGCGAACCCCCGGGAGCTCTTCGGCCCCGACAACTACCACCCCTCGGCCGAGGGGTACGCGACCGCCTCCATGGCGATGCTGCCGACCCTCTGCGCGGCCCTCGGCCTGTGGCCGGAGTCCGACCGGCTGGACGGCTCACGCCGCGAGGGCATGCTGCCGGTGGCCAAGGCGGCCTCCCGCGCCGCGCGCGAGGCGGGCACCGAGGTGACGGCGGCCCGCGCGCCATGGGCCCTGCTCAAGCACCGCAGGCGGCGGCGCCTGCCCGCCCACACGGAACCCGTGCCGCACGAGGACCCGGAGACGGGCTCGGACGGCGGCCCCCTGCCGGGGCACGGGTCGGGCGCGACGTGGCGGCGGGCCTGAGCGCGCCGCCCTCCGCGCCGCCCTCAGCCCTCGGCGCCGCTCTCCGGCCTCCGCGCCACTCTCCGACCTCCGGCCAGGGGAACATTGCGGGCGACTGAGCGGTTGCTTAGAAAAGAGGTCCGCATCACATCGTCTGTTGGGTGACCTCAGCTATACGTCCGGGTAACTTCCAAGGCAGCCCAGCCTTCCTGCCTTCCAGCCCTCATGGAGCCGCGTGATGCCCGAAGCCGTGATCGTCTCTGCTGCCCGTTCGCCGATCGGCCGGGCCTTCAAGGGGTCCCTCAAGGACCTGCGCGCGGACGACCTGACCGCCACCATCATCCAGACGGCGCTGGCCAAGGTCCCCGAGCTGGACCCGAAGGACATCGACGACCTGATGCTCGGCTGCGGCCTCCCCGGCGGCGAGCAGGGCAACAACCTGGGCCGCATCATCGCTGTGCAGATGGGGATGGACCACCTCCCCGGCTGCACGGTCACCCGCTACTGCTCGTCCTCGCTCCAGACCAGCCGCATGGCGCTGCACGCCATCAAGGCCGGCGAGGGTGACGTCTTCATCTCCGCCGGCGTCGAGATGGTGTCCCGCTTCGCGAAGGGCAACTCCGACAGCCTGCCGGACACGCACAACCCGCTCTTCGCCGACGCCGAGGCCCGCACCGCAGCCCGGGCGGAGCAGGAGGGCACGAGCTGGACCGACCCGCGCGAGGAGGGGCTCGTCCCGGACGCGTACATCGCGATGGGGCAGACCGCCGAGAACCTGGCCCGGATCAAGGGCGTCACCCGTCAGGACATGGACGAGTTCGGCGTGCGGTCGCAGAACCTGGCCGAGGAAGCCATCAAGAACGGCTTCTGGGAGCGCGAGATCACCCCGGTCACCACGCCGGACGGCACGGTCGTCTCGAAGGACGACGGCCCCCGCGCGGGCGTCACCCTGGAGGGCGTGCAGGGCCTGAAGCCGGCGTTCCGCCCCGACGGACTCGTCACCGCGGCCAACTGCTGCCCGCTGAACGACGGCGCGGCCGCACTCGTGATCATGTCCGACACCAAGGCTCGCGAGCTGGGCCTGACCCCGTTGGCACGCATCGTGTCGACGGGTGTCTCCGGCCTGTCCCCCGAGATCATGGGTTACGGACCGGTCGAGGCCAGCAAGCAGGCGCTCAAGCGCGCCGGTCTGACCGTCGACGACATCGACCTGGCCGAGATCAACGAGGCGTTCGCCGCCCAGGTCATCCCGTCCTACCGGGACCTCGGCCTGCCGCTGGACAAGGTGAACGTCAACGGTGGCGCGATCGCCGTCGGCCACCCCTTCGGCATGACCGGCGCCCGCATCACCGGCACGCTGATCAACAGCCTGCAGTTCCACGACAAGCAGTTCGGCCTGGAGACGATGTGCGTGGGCGGCGGCCAGGGCATGGCCATGGTCATCGAGCGGCTGAGCTGAGCCGCAGCGGAGGGTTGGGGGCACCCCCGGCCGAAGGCTGGGGGAGGGCCGCCCGAGGAACGAGGGCGGCACCTGCCCGCAGCGGAGGCGAGGCTCGGCGCGACCACAAGCACCGAGCGGCTGAGGGCAGAGGCCGGCGCCCCGGCCGAAGGCTGGGACACGGTCGCCCGATGGAACGAGAGCGGCTGAGCCGGGCGCGAAGAAGCCCGCCGGCACCGCGTCCGCGACCGGCCCGCCCTCCCGCGCGAGGGCAGTCTTGAACCGGCCGAGCTCCGATCGTGACCGAATCTCCCCCAGGATGTGATCTACGTCCCGGGGGAGAGTCGTTTCTGCAGGTCACGCCAGCCACGGGGCTAAACACCGGGCCCAAAGACCTGTCCAATTCGTGACGTAATGCACTGACAGCAGGCACCGGTACAGGACAAGCTGATGTAGGAAGTCGGGGGTGTCGATTGAAACCGGGAGTATGTCAGTGAGCGCCATGCCGTTTGCCCTGTTGCTGACCACCGCCGCTGCCACGGCTGTCGGCGCCGCCGCTCTGCACGCTGCTCACGGGCTGCGCAAGCAGGTCACAGCCCTGCGCACGGAGCTGGTGGAGGGACGAGTTCTTCACGCATCCCTGCCGGAGCAGCAGAACCGGAGTTCCGGCACGCCCGCCGAGGAGATACGCGCGGCCGTCGCCGACGCGCTCGCCGAGGAACGGGAGCGCGAGCTCGCGGAGGCCCGTGCCTTCTGGGCCGCCCAGGAGGCACGCGACGCCGCCGACGCCCCGTCCCTGCTGGGCGGGCTGGGCGAGGACGCCCCGTTCTTCATGCCACGGCAGAGCGACTTCGCGGGTCTCGACGCGATGGACCTCGAAGCGGGCGAAGCCCTCGACGAGCTGGCAGAGCTGGCGGAGCTCACCGACATGCCCGAGGTCACCGGGTACGCGGAGTTCCCCGAGGAGTCCCCCGAGCTGGCCGCGGCCCGGCGCCGCCACCCCTCGCACCCGGACTTCGTCCCCGTTCAGACACCGGTGGTCACCGACCATGAGCGTACCGTCAACCGCCTGGAGCGGCTCGCCGATACCGGTACGGAGCTCACCGATGTGCGCCCCGGCCCCCTCGGGACCCTCGATGTCTACGTCTTCGCCGACGGCACCACGCTCTGTATGACCCCGGGGCACCGGGAGACCGCGGAGCGGCTCGCCGACTCGCTGCGTTCCGGTCAGCAGCCGGTGCTGCTGGGCGGTTCCGGGGTCTCGGGTGCCTACGCCCTGACGTTCTCGTGCGGCGAGGAGAACGTCTACATCCTCGCCGACCGCGTCATCGCCTCGTTCTAGCGCGACCCGGGCGCGAACGCCCTCACCGCCGCATCGTCGACACGCCGCACGGCCTCGTCCAACTCCTGGGACGAGGCCGTTTCCAGTGCCACGGCCAGATCCCGCCCCGCGACCGCGAGCTGGTCACCGACCGCGAATATCCCGACGTCCGGCATGGTCCTAGGCTCCCGGTCCGGCGCTTCGACGCGCTGGGCCCGGGCGGACAGCTCCCTGGCCGTCTCCAGGGCCTCGGCGGCCACACCTCGCTGCAGCCGGCTCTGCGGAGTGCTCCGCAGGCGGTCGGCGAATCGGTCCACGGCAGTGATCAAGGGCGTCGTATCGAGCACGCCGTGACCCTACGCGCCCCGCCAGGATGGTTGCCAACGCGTCGACGCTCGGGCACGGCGCCGGGAAGGACCAGCACCGCGTACCGCGTCCGATGCGCCGATGTCTCAAGTCTTCTCCGAAGAAACCCACCGCAACCTGCTCTCCCGGATTCCCCATCGCACCGGCCGCGACATCGCGGACTGGCTCCGCGCAGTCGACGAAGACCCCCTCCCTCTTCCGCTTCGCGGAGAAGGTCAGCCGGCTGCGGAGCGGACACGACCTCGCCTACGGCCACGCCAAGGCGATCATCCACGAGTACGGCCTGAGGCGGGCCGCGCGCAAGCTCCTCCGAGGCCCCGCGCACCCCGCTACGACGGAACGGCCCGCAGGCAGTGCCTGCGGGCCGTTCCGTCGTCGTACCTGGTCGTACCTACGGGTACGTCTACGGGTCAGTCGTTCCCGTTGATGATGGAGAGCAGACGCAGCATCTCCAGGTAGATCCACACCAGGGTCAGGGTGAGGCCGAAGGCCGCCAGCCAGGACTCCTCGCGCGGTGCGCCGTAGTTGATGCCGTCCTCGACCTGCTTGAAGTCCAGGGCCAGGAAGCACGCACCCAGGATGATGCCGATGACTCCGAAGAGGATGCCGAGGCCGCCGCTGCGGAAGCCGAGGCCGTCACCGCCACCGAACACGCTGAACAGCAGGTTGACCATCATCAGGAGCACGAAGCCCACTGCCGCGGCCATCACGAAGCCGTAGAAGCGGCGGGTGACGCGGATCCAGCGCATCTTGTACGCGATGAGGACACCGGCGAAGACACACATGGTGCCCATCACCGCCTGCATCACCGTGCCGGGGCTGATGTAGGTGCTGACCGTGCTGGAGATCACTCCGAGGAAGACACCCTCGAAGGCCGCGTAGGCAAGGATCAGCGCGGGCGACGCCTTGCGCTTGAAGGACTGGATGATCGCGAAGACGAACGCTACAAGGGCCGCGCCGATGGCGATGCCGTAGGACTTGCCGAGATTGGCCTCGTCGACGGGCAGCAGGGCCCAGGAGAGCGCGGCGGTGAGCACCACGGTGCCCAGCGTCATGGCCGTACGCGTGACGACGTCGTCGATCGTCATCGCGCCGGAGCGCGCGGGCGCCTGAGGGGCGCCGTACTGGACGTCCTGCTGTGCGTAGGGGTTCGTGGCGTACGGGTTGGCGGCGGTGCCCTGCGCGTACGGGTTGGTACCCGCCGCGGGGGCCCCGGCCTGCGGCGCCGCGTTGAAGCCCGCGTAGCCGTTGTCGCGGCTGAACCCCCGTCGCGAGAAGACCGGGTTGCTGCTCCTCATTTCACTCCTCCATGGCCACCGTGCGTGGCCTTGCCACAAGAGTAATGGGTAGGCAAAACAATCACCCTAGTACCGGAGGAGGATCTTCGTGGGAGCCGGCGGCCCCGCCACCTCCCGCGCGGTACCGAAACCCTCCTACCCCCGGGGTGAATCCGCAAAAGAACGGCGGGAACGGGAACTCCCGCACACCGGCGGGAGGCATCCGGCGCGCCATCGGGGGTAGCCGGGACGAGTGACCCGCACGCGCAGTGATCACACGGTCCGCGGGCGCGCCCGCGGCGGAGGCGGTGAGAGAAGTTGACGGCTGAAGCAGTGAGAGGCCGATCGGGCCCACCGGCTGTGCGGGTGGTGCCCGGAGCCGGACTCGAACCGGCACGCCCCCGAGGAGGCAGCGAGGTTTAAGCTCGCCGTGTCTGCATTCCACCACCCGGGCGTGGCGCGGGGCTCCGCGTCTGGCACATGACCCTATCCGGGGGCATCCCTCGAACAGCGGAACATCCACTCGATGTTGTCTTATTTTATTGACTGTGTGAGGGTCCGTCAGACTTCGCACACCGCATCAGCACACGCCCGGACAGGTAGAGGGGTACGAACCCCGGCAAACGGGAATGACGGAAACTCGCCGCACCCGTACGGCCCATTCGCCATGGGGTGCGCCACCGTTCGCCAGGGCTCGCCACCTCACCCGTCGACGGCGTCGTTGACACACCGCAGCACGGGCCGCGACGCCAGCGCCTCCGGATCCTTCAGCACGGCACCCGTGACATGGAACACGGCGCTCTCGCCGGGCAGCAGGGTGACGAGCATGTCGTCCACCTCGGCCGCCGGATCCAGCCGGTCGGGGAAGAGCGCGAGATCACGCAGCAGCGTCCGTGCGGTCACCGTGACGCGGTACCCGATGCCGGAACCGTCACCCTGGGTGACGGTGGCCTCATAGCGCGCCGGCGGCAGCGCGAGACGGGTGTCCTCCTCGTAGAACTCCACCGCCCGCAGCTCACCCAGCTCCGCCACCAGTACCTCCCGGGCGCTGTCGCCCGGCTCGGCGACCGAGGCCGGCAAGGGCACCCGGGTGACTCCGCGGGCCGCCGTGCCCACCACGACCGTCTCCTCGGCCAGGACGGCACCTT includes:
- a CDS encoding acetyl-CoA C-acetyltransferase, which translates into the protein MPEAVIVSAARSPIGRAFKGSLKDLRADDLTATIIQTALAKVPELDPKDIDDLMLGCGLPGGEQGNNLGRIIAVQMGMDHLPGCTVTRYCSSSLQTSRMALHAIKAGEGDVFISAGVEMVSRFAKGNSDSLPDTHNPLFADAEARTAARAEQEGTSWTDPREEGLVPDAYIAMGQTAENLARIKGVTRQDMDEFGVRSQNLAEEAIKNGFWEREITPVTTPDGTVVSKDDGPRAGVTLEGVQGLKPAFRPDGLVTAANCCPLNDGAAALVIMSDTKARELGLTPLARIVSTGVSGLSPEIMGYGPVEASKQALKRAGLTVDDIDLAEINEAFAAQVIPSYRDLGLPLDKVNVNGGAIAVGHPFGMTGARITGTLINSLQFHDKQFGLETMCVGGGQGMAMVIERLS
- a CDS encoding Bax inhibitor-1/YccA family membrane protein, coding for MRSSNPVFSRRGFSRDNGYAGFNAAPQAGAPAAGTNPYAQGTAANPYATNPYAQQDVQYGAPQAPARSGAMTIDDVVTRTAMTLGTVVLTAALSWALLPVDEANLGKSYGIAIGAALVAFVFAIIQSFKRKASPALILAYAAFEGVFLGVISSTVSTYISPGTVMQAVMGTMCVFAGVLIAYKMRWIRVTRRFYGFVMAAAVGFVLLMMVNLLFSVFGGGDGLGFRSGGLGILFGVIGIILGACFLALDFKQVEDGINYGAPREESWLAAFGLTLTLVWIYLEMLRLLSIINGND